The nucleotide window CAACGTACTCACCGTCGCGAGCGTGGGCCTCGACGGTCGGCCCACCCGGGTGCGACCAGCCCACCTCGCGGGCGAACTTGTCGATGGCGTTGCCCACGCCGGTGTCCATCGTCTCACCGAGGACGCGGTATTTCCCGTTGCGATACCCCAGGACGTGAGCGTTCGCGCCCGAGGCGTTCAGCCCGATCGGATCCGAAAAGCCGGCGCGGTGGCGACCAATTTCGAGGTGGGCGAGCATGTGGTTGACACCCACGAGCGGGACGCCGAGTCGCTGGGCGAGCGCGCGGGCCGCCGTTCCGGTGATCCGCAGACACGGACCGAGACCGGGCCCGCGGGAGAAGGCGACCGCATCCACGGGCGCCTGCGGCCGTGGGCTCGTGGACGCGTCCACGGCGTCGATCGGGGCCGACCGCTCGGCGTCGCCGGGCAGCGACTCCTTTTCCGCCCGTTCGCGCGCGTGATCGAGCGCCCAGTCGACGACCGCGGGGATCGCCTCGCGCATATGTTCGGCGGCCTCGCGAGGGTGGAGCCCGCCGCTCGACGGTTCGTAGGCCCGCGACTCGATCGCGACGTGTTCGTCTGCACTGCCGACGGACGGATCGCGGGTCTCGTAGATCGCCGCACTGGCGGCCCAGGCGGTCCCCTCGATCCCGAGCACGCGGAGCGGGCGATCCTCAGTCACGAGAAATGGTGGGGCGCTCGATCACAAGGCCGTGTCGGTCCCGGCCGATCGGCGCCGCCAGGCCCGGATCGCGGCGACTGCGAGCGCCTGCGGGACGATTGCACCAGCGACCGCGACCGTGGCGACGACCGCGAACAAGACCCCCAGGCGAACGGGAGCGGGCCCGGTCCCGACGGGCGTTGCGACCAGTCGGACGGCCGGGAGTCCGAGCGTCTGCACGGCGACGGCCCCGCCGGCCACCGCGAGACCGACCCAGACGGCGGTTGCGCCGGCGACGACCGCAACCGATCCCGGGCCCCTCGCCACGAAGCCGCGACGACGACACCACTCGCGAGCGATCACGATATCGACGCCCACGAAGACGGCCAGACCGAGGCCGATCGCGATCTCGGTCAGCACGTGTTCGAGCGGGTGGAACGCGACGACGTGAATGGGCACTCCGGTCGGCCCCGCAGACTCGACAAGCAGGGCTCTGATCAAGCCGAGACCGCCGACATACAGCCAGAGCGTCGTCGCGGGCGCGACGATCACCACCGAGAGGGCGACGATCGCGAGCGACCAGGGATCGAGCGCGTCTCGAAGCCGACCGACCACGGCGCGGGTGCTCGACGTGGACACGAGTCGTCCGTTCGACGGGGTCCGCGAAAAGAACGGCGTTCGCGCTTACTGCCACTCGGTGTAGCTACACGCACCACAGTGGAGCCGATCGCCGTGATCAGCGAGGAACGTGTCGCCACAGCGGGGGCACTGCTCGTTGTCGGTCTGGCCCTCGTCGTCGTACAGTTCGTAGTGGGCCATCGATCAGGCCTCCTCTGGTTCGGCCTCGCCGTTGTCGGCGGCGATCTTGTTGCGTTCGAGCATGTGGTCCTGCTCGACGTCACGAGCGTGGGTCGACGACTCGTAGACCTTCGCCACGCCGACGGTCTTGCGCATGCCGAACTTCGTGTCGAGTTTCCGCACGACGACTTCCTCGGCATCCTTGTTCAGTTTCGCCGCGAGCGAGTCACGCACGGAGAGTCGCGACGGCGTCGCCTCGTCGTGGGTCATCTCGAACCGGACGTCAGTCCGGTGCAACATGGGATTGTCGTCTTCCGCTATGATGTCGATGTCCATAGTTCGTTGCCGTATACTCCCGCTGTCTCGCCTAAAAGGATTTCGAAGGAGCCGGTCCAACGGCGTCGAAACGGGCTCATACCCGCGATTTCGCGGATGGCGGGCCACCCCGATAGCGACTCCAGTCCCGGAGTGGAGAAGCGCACTCAGAGCACGTGGAGCGCGATCATCCAGGTGTTGATCACGATCGCCACGCCGCCGACGGCGGTCAGCGTCAGCGGAATCGTCTCGGGCCAGTACCGCTCGTCGAGGCGGCGATAGACTGCCCAGAGGACCCCGACCGCGAGGAGTTTCAACCCGACCATCGCCGGCAGCGCCCCAACGGCGTCCATCACCATCGCGGGCACCGGATTCGACTCGCTCACCCCGACCTGCAGGCCGTACGTCGTCGTGAGGATGTCGCCCGCGACGAACACGACCAGCGCGACCCCCCAGGCCACGGTGCCCGTCGAAACGGTCGTCACTGACGACCCCCCTTCGATGACCTCACCCATGCGTTGATTCAAATTGGTGAGCACGCCGAATAAATCGCTCGGTGGGTGAAATCAGTCCTCGGACGGGCCGAGACGCGACTGACCCGTCGACGCCCCCGCTGGCCGGATTCGAGCGCGCGCCACTCGGGCCGGATCGATCCGTTTTATGGGGCCGGGGTCTACGATCCGGTATGGCATTCGAAGAAGACGACGCGGTCATTCTGCACGACGAGCACAGCGACTTCGACGGCGAAGAAGGCACGATCGAGAACGTGATGGACACGATGTTCGGTGACGCGACCTACATCGTCGCCTTCGAGGACGGCAAAGAACAGGGCGTGCCCGAGGACAACATCGAGGCCGCCGAGTAGCGCGATGGGGGCGATACCGCTCCACTACGTCGATCTGCGGGCGTTCTCCTATGGCACCGAACGCGACGACCGCGTGGAGCGGGCGCTTCGGCGCTTCCTCCCCGAGGAGGCGACGATCGACCGGGTGAATAGCGAGGGCCACA belongs to Halococcoides cellulosivorans and includes:
- a CDS encoding DUF5658 family protein, whose product is MGEVIEGGSSVTTVSTGTVAWGVALVVFVAGDILTTTYGLQVGVSESNPVPAMVMDAVGALPAMVGLKLLAVGVLWAVYRRLDERYWPETIPLTLTAVGGVAIVINTWMIALHVL
- a CDS encoding 30S ribosomal protein S27ae — its product is MAHYELYDDEGQTDNEQCPRCGDTFLADHGDRLHCGACSYTEWQ
- a CDS encoding 30S ribosomal protein S24e, whose amino-acid sequence is MDIDIIAEDDNPMLHRTDVRFEMTHDEATPSRLSVRDSLAAKLNKDAEEVVVRKLDTKFGMRKTVGVAKVYESSTHARDVEQDHMLERNKIAADNGEAEPEEA
- a CDS encoding DUF1918 domain-containing protein, which codes for MAFEEDDAVILHDEHSDFDGEEGTIENVMDTMFGDATYIVAFEDGKEQGVPEDNIEAAE